A genome region from Primulina eburnea isolate SZY01 chromosome 9, ASM2296580v1, whole genome shotgun sequence includes the following:
- the LOC140840443 gene encoding uncharacterized protein, protein MISSVAVNIYNGNAAQPKCNEAERINLWLEHIMGKQSLNRLWAAKSIKQCEEIELEQLMDKKISLKHNMHYWFKTTICEIENKSKPWYEACASCLKAIIKTAKRISSANCTKQPVQIMQRYRLTMTVQDNDTSTRLTLFEDVASNFIGCSVNEYIELLNKELDEKKFLNALDNSIKE, encoded by the exons ATGATTTCTTCAGTTGCAGTCAACATTTATAACGGGAATGCTGCACAACCAAAATGTAACGAAGCAGAAAGAATAAACTTATG GTTGGAACATATTATGGGAAAACAAAGTTTGAATAGACTATGGGCGGCAAAATCAATCAAACAATGTGAGGAAATCGAACTAGAGCAATTGATGGATAAGAAAATTTCTTTGAAGCAT AACATGCATTACTGGTTTAAGACAACTATATGTGAGATTGAGAATAAATCAAAACCATGGTATGAAGCTTGTGCCAGTTGTCTCAAAGCAATCATCAAAACAGCGAAACGAATAAGTAGTGCAAATTGCACAAAACAACCTGTTCAAATTATGCAAAG GTATCGTTTAACGATGACAGTGCAAGATAATGACACATCAACAAGACTTACGTTATTTGAAGATGTTGCCTCAAATTTTATTGGTTGCTCAGTGAATGAATATATTGAATTACTCAATAAG GAACTGGATGAGAAAAAATTTCTCAATGCTCTAGACAACTCAATCAAGGAATAG
- the LOC140840773 gene encoding uncharacterized protein, which produces MAGRPPRNNRNPRYANTNNRNDNNGNTNPDGNPLPLPPRVGLSQADLMAIATIVATTIQGLGNLNANQQPQPPPQGEIKFHYESLHKNRCPTFQGDADPELGQNWLKNVETQMLLLEIPNALRVDVIVPFLEGKAMVDYTSRFNELVTYAPTIMADEVLKMHRYKKGLSSPIRAETDIKRREDDNKNKRPLTGQSSQGKQPFKRPNQSNGSFKGHQIANCPEQLKRGTKPSVDANPNKTKENKPNAHVFAITQEEAEDANDVVSGTIFVNEMPAYVLFDSGATHSFISKRIDTTEHGGVRRHPKNGLVIQESCISRLPNEEYRTPNPGPKRGRVPWQEIELKPKDIPILREFPDVFPEELPGTIPDREIVFEIDLMPGAAPISKAPYRMAPAELKELKKQLQELLDKKQIRPSASIWRAPLKGAAVFSKLDLRTGYHQLKVRAEDIPKTAFRTRYGHYEFTVMLFGLTNAPAAFMDLMNRVFKPFLDRFIVVFIDDILVYSPRKEDHEEHLRLTLQTLREKELYAKFKKCEFWLSSVSFLGHVRSKAGVSVDPEKVEAILDWPTPKNVTNIRSYLGLAGYYRKFVEGFSSLSVLCEKSFQTLKEKLATTPVLVLPTEDKDFIVYSDASKEGLGCVLMQEGRVIAYASRQLKLHERNYPTHDLELAAVVFALKIWRHYLYVSKCEIFTDHQSLKYLFTQKELNMRQRLTISYHPGKTNKIADALSQKNTSKVILASLSAQPCLRDTIKINQDRDSALVKLKEQCKEGKAPNFKMDNKGILWMKGRLCVSDIDNLRQESTKDLEDFFNLSKFHNGNGNIFPWTLLSDYQGLDKVMMASSYHSSIGMAPYEALYG; this is translated from the exons ATGGCCGGAAGACCACCACGAAACAATCGCAACCCGCGGTACGCAAACACTAACAACCGCAACGATAATAATGGAAATACGAATCCTGACGGAAATCCACTGCCACTACCTCCCAGAGTGGGCCTGAGCCAAGCAGATTTGATGGCTATAGCCACCATAGTGGCAACAACTATCCAAGGTTTGGGAAACCTCAATGCTAATCAGCAACCCCAACCTCCACCACAGGGCGAGATCAAGTTCCATTACGAGTCCCTCCACAAAAACAGGTGCCCAACATTTCAAGGGGACGCAGATCCCGAGCTAGGCCAAAACTGGCTAAAAAACGTGGAAACACAGATGCTACTGCTTGAGATACCCAATGCACTCAGAGTGGATGTGATAGTGCCTTTCCTTGAAGGCAAAGCAA TGGTAGATTACACCTCCCGATTCAATGAACTTGTAACCTATGCCCCGACAATCATGGCAGATGAAGTTCTGAAGATGCACAGATACAAGAAGGGATTGAGTAGCC CAATAAGAGCTGAGACAGACATCAAGCGTCGTGAGGATGACAACAAGAATAAACGGCCTCTTACTGGACAATCATCTCAAGGGAAACAACCATTCAAGAGACCCAATCAGTCCAATGGGTCATTCAAAG GGCATCAAATTGCTAATTGTCCCGAGCAATTGAAGAGGGGTACCAAGCCAAGTGTTGATGCTAACCCCAACAAGACAAAGGAGAATAAGCCCAACGCTCATGTGTTTGCAATAACCCAAGAAGAAGCAGAGGATGCAAATGATGTCGTGTCAGGTACCATTTTTGTCAATGAAATGCCAGCTTATGTGTTGTTTGACAGTGGTGCTACTCACTCATTTATATCTAAAAG AATTGATACAACTGAACATGGTGGAGTTCGACGTCATCCTAAGAATGGATTGGTTATCCAAGAATCATGCATTAGTAGATTGCCGAATGAAGAATATCGAACTCCGAACCCCGGACCAAAAAGAGGTCGTGTACCATGGCAA GAAATTGAACTTAAACCAAAGGATATCCCCATACTGCGGGAATTCCCGGACGTCTTTCCAGAGGAACTACCAGGGACAATCCCGGATCGCGAAATTGTGTTCGAAATCGATCTAATGCCCGGAGCGGCACCCATCTCCAAGGCAccttacagaatggcaccagctgAACTTAAGGAGCTAAAGAAGCAACttcaagaattgctagacaaaAAGCAAATTCGACCAAGTGCGTCTATATGGAGAGCTCCA CTTAAGGGAGCCGCAGTATTTTCCAAATTGGATTTGAGAACAGGCTACCATCAATTGAAAGTCAGGGCGGAAGACATCCCAAAGACGGCCTTTCGGACaagatatgggcactacgagttcaCAGTGATGCTCTTTGGTCTGACGAACGCGCCAGCGGCCTTTATGGACCTAATGAACAGAGTATTCAAGCCGTTCCTGGATCGGTTCATAGTAgtgttcattgatgacatcCTTGTCTATTCTCCCAGAAAAGAAGATCACGAAGAGCATCTCCGCCTCACTCTACAAACTTTAAGGGAGAAGGAACTCtacgccaagttcaagaaatgtgaattctggctaaGCAGTGTGTCATTTTTAGGTCATGTGAGATCTAAAGCAGGAGTATCAGTGGATCCGGAGAAGGTGGAGGCAATTCTAGATTGGCCGACACCGAAGAATGTCACCAACATTAGAAGCTATCTTGGACTGGCAGGCTATTATAGGAAATTCGTCGAAGGCTTCTCTTCCTTATCCGTact TTGCGAGAAAAGTTTTCAGACACTGAAAGAAAAGCTCGCAACTACACCAGTGTTAGTCTTGCCCACTGAAGACAAGGACTTCATCGTCTATAGTGATGCATCGAAggaagggttgggatgtgtactcatgcaagaagGAAGAGTGATTGCCTATGCATCTAGGCAGTTGAAACTACATGAACGAAATTACCCCACTCACGACCTCGAACTAGCAGCAGtcgtctttgctttgaagatatggagacattatctcTATGTATCCAAGTGCGAAATCTTCACGGACCACCAGAGCCTCAAATACTTGTTCACCCAAAAGGAATTAAATATGAGGCAAAGACTGACGATCagctaccatccaggcaaaACAAACAAGATAGCAGATGCTTTAAGTCAAAAGAATACGAGTAAGGTGATCCTTGCATCACTTTCAGCACAACCATGCCTTCGAGATACAATCAAGATAAATCAAGATAGAGATTCCGCTTTGGTGAAACTGAAAGAGCAATGTAAAGAAGGTAAAGCACCGAATTTCAAGATGGATAACAAGggaatcttgtggatgaaaggacgattgtgcgTATCAGACATCGACAACcttcgacaagaa AGCACCAAAGACCTGGAGGACTTCTTCAACCTCTCGAAATTCcacaatggaaatgggaacatatttccatggactttgttgtcAGATTACCAAGGTCTAGACAAAGTCATGATGGCATCTag ttatcaCAGCAGCATTGGAATGGCGCCGTATGAAGCTCTGTATGGGTGA